One region of Corvus cornix cornix isolate S_Up_H32 chromosome 14, ASM73873v5, whole genome shotgun sequence genomic DNA includes:
- the LOC109143590 gene encoding mesothelin-like protein produces the protein MCGATATSPPCTDKVLSAPGAAQPLPQPREHLPGRILPSRSQTPWTRRRTAQHRHAPAPGSDDRISPRTSSTFQRFQVWDTVLQTRSKDKAPAPAPWHLPLSASAALIIGAVLANAEHPHFPSSLPVEFPCIPTRDAPAADILAFARGLQNEPGELSSAQLSCLARLLAAKKLTADFGSFPPDLLLFFHPSEVRAGTCREFYARASRGNLDLLPRGSSRRRRLLRGALTCLGVRGSRLEPQQLGSLGALVCDLEPATIPASGPAILDNLKLCPALTGAQQDALNALLLTGDTAYGDPSSWNLRTLQDLGPLVLALNQTTLSLVAEAAREDFRRSIVAAYSSQGHSQREKSLILLRAFAAASAASHPRLKRSVDVDPCLSEPITVDCIPFLTPEELNLHLSGDFLIKNLEAVLELPLITESFKILKKKVDQFFPSGIPEEQLKRLGLLSHLYTEQEISQWTLRCSDTLSALLNASEGWWTDSQLQQLLSRFLALGGSLTGPLLQQIGGEHLCKLQEEQIQQIPAEAIRTAGSLNISLCSQTKKEQFYRKAREAFAGLASTPTPYYCKIQPYLGGAPAEDLKNLANTGVAINMELATFLTLNPKELQKLSVTDVKNLLGKNLPELKEAENKPLVVSWVKTQSQRELDCVLGIGLQGGLQEPTGTASPACPTTPASITSTATVTTSPHPSTSASVTVPTPTAITSHSAPQPSTVPPGPPPRALSAPTATHSTVTPVPNPSSAPTATHSTVTPVPNPSSAPTATHSTVTPVPSPSSAPTATPVPHSTSVPAATTAPHTSPSPHKPTPIPSSTTSTQTSLSSSTAKPTTPPCQTSSPPGFSSPSSTIKPTPGGVPESPRPTSNGHINLQPEPGSGSRLSSCLVPVLAATIGNILLQGLL, from the exons ATGTGCGGAGCAACAGCAACATCCCCACCCTGCACAGATAAAGTGCTGAGTGCTCCCGgcgctgcccagcccctgccccagccccgggagCACCTTCCCGGCCGAATCCTCCCGTCACGGAGCCAAACCCCCTGGACAAGGAGGAGGACGGCTCAGCACCGCCACG CTCCGGCCCCAGGGTCGGATGACAGAATCAGCCCCAGGACCTCCAGCACCTTCCAACGATTCCAAGTGTGGGATACGGTTCTCCAGACCCGCTCCAAGGACAAAGCCCCGGCACCAGCACCATGGCACCTGCCACTCTCGGCCTCC GCTGCCCTGATCATTGGAGCCGTCCTGGCCAACGCTGAGCATCCCCA CTTCCCATCCTCGCTCCCGGTGGAATTCCCGTGCATCCCGACCAGAGACGCGCCCGCTGCCGACATCCTCGCGTTCGCCCGCGGTTTGCAAAACGAACCAGGGGAGCTGAGCAGCGCCCag ctctcctgcctggcCCGGCTCCTCGCTGCCAAGAAACTGACGGCCGATTTCGGCAGCTTCCCACCGGACCTGCTGCTCTTCTTCCA CCCGTCCGAGGTGCGCGCTGGCACCTGCAGGGAATTTTACGCGCGAGCATCCCGCGGGAACCTGGATCTGCTGCCCCGGGGCTCATCCCGGAGGAGGCGGCTGCTCCGCGGGGCACTGACCTGCCTG GGAGTGCGGGGCAGCCGCCTGGAGCCGCAGCAGCTCGGCAGCCTCGGGGCGCTGGTGTGTGACCTGGAGCCGGCCACCATCCCGGCCTCGGGTCCCGCCATCCTGGACAACCTGAAGCTCTGCCCGGCGCTGACAGGGGCACAGCAGGACGCCCTCAATGCCCTGCTCCTCACGGGGGACACAGCGTACGG GGATCCTTCAAGCTGGAATTTACGGACTCTGCAAGATTTGGGGCCGCTCGTGCTGGCGTTGAACCAGACCACACTGAGTTTGGTGGCCGAG GCAGCGCGGGAGGATTTCAGGAGGAGCATCGTGGCCGCCTACAGCAGCCAGGGACATTCCCAGCGGGAGAAATCCCTGATCCTCCTCAGGGCCTttgcagcagcatcagctgccTCGCACCCCAGGCTGAAGCGGAGTGTGGACGTGGACC CCTGCCTGTCTGAGCCCATCACTGTTGACTGCATCCCCTTCCTCACCCCTGAGGAGCTCAACCTGCACCTGAGTGGtgatttcttaataaaaaacctggaggctgtgctggaaCTGCCACTCATCACAGAGTCTTTCAAgatcctgaaaaaaaaggtggacCAG TTTTTCCCGTCGGGGATCCcggaggagcagctgaagcgCTTGGGGCTTCTGTCCCACCTGTACACGGAGCAGGAGATCAGCCAGTGGACACTGAGATGCAGTGACACCCTCTCAGCCCTGCTCAACGCCTCGGAAGGATGGTGGACGGATTCCCAG ctgcagcagctgctcagcaggtTCCTGGCCCTGGGGGGCTCCCTGACCGGGCCCCTGCTCCAGCAAATCGGAGGTGAACACCTGTGCAAGCTGCAGGAGGAACAGATCCAGCAGATCCCCGCTGAAGCCATCCG GACCGCTGGGTCGTTAAACATTTCTCTGTGCTCTCAAACCAAGAAGGAGCAGTTCTACAGAAAGGCCCGGGAGGCCTTTGCTGGCCTGGCCAGCACCCCCACGCCCTACTACTGCAAGATTCAGCCATACCTGG GTGGAGCTCCAGCAGAGGATCTGAAGAACTTGGCTAATACTGGTGTGGCCATAAACATGGAACTGGCCACCTTCCTCACCCTAAATCCCAAGGAACTGCAG AAACTCAGCGTCACCGACGTGAAAAATTTGCTTGGGAAAAATCTCCCTGAGCTGAAGGAAGCTGAGAACAAACCCTTGGTGGTGAGCTGGGTGAAGACACAATCCCAGCGGGAGCTGGACTGCGTGCTGGGCATCGgcctgcagggagggctgcaggagcccacGGGAACTGCCAGCCCTGCTTGCCCCACCACCCCGGCCAGCATCACCTCCACGGCCACTGTCACCACCTCTCCTCACCCCAGCACCTCAGCCAGTGTCACTGTCCCCACCCCCACTGCCATCACCAGCCACTCGGCCCCTCAGCCAAGCACAGtccccccaggacccccacCCCGAGCACTC tctgctcccactgccacccacaGCACCGTCACCCCTGTCCCCaacccctcctctgctcccactgccacccacagcactgtcacccctgtccccaacccctcctctgctcccactgccacccacaGCACCGtcacccctgtccccagcccctcctctgctcccactgccacccctgTCCCTCACTCCACCTCTGTCCCAGCTGCCACCACAGCCCCACACACGAGCCCCTCTCCCCACAAGCCCACCCCCATTCCCAGTTCCACCACCTCCACCCAAACAAGCCTCAGCTCCTCCACGGCCAAGCCCACCACCCCGCCGTGCCAGACCAGCTCCCCTCCGGGATTTTCCAGCCCTTCTTCCACCATCAAACCAACACCTGGAGGTGTTCCGGAGTCACCACGACCAACATCCAATGGACACATCAACCTGCAGCCTGAGCCTG GATCAGGATCCAGgctctcctcctgccttgtgcctgtgctggcagccaccATTGGGAACATTCTGCTGCAGGGACTGCTCTGA
- the LOC104685005 gene encoding mesothelin, giving the protein MFSQRFSHVPLSLEWSLILMNGLWERMLRVPGIESPPVLAQWVHEGLEPFLVEPKVFGCLRAKDVSCEEFQLVVAALDGIYSQLPVEEQRNLYTGIKHFLIQDESSQKCYSEAIPGLNSTAWFRNYLGSFLEHATMEDLQLFGDEPTLQKFARDPVDVEMVRNLTLLRDTARYYTFLLTSAPGFPLSSLPDRFICSLSPSAVRNLSREEALGVAQRLGKSCPWTKGMPGKRAPSSLAAQELQVASFLVRNLEDFSPAVLGVLGQAALGLSVSSIQNSIPEEYLEAALPALGSVRGWKAEQSRAIVNKLLGSGYQILDGQSLAQLGSLVGGLNSSTLWSLPPKVVLEALQLPGFTQHMDLLPSALKRTLVEKVSSSVGHPAELVKLIPSALASYIPKSLLVFGEEKPNVQDLNNKPWTREQAAMFFSDVVKAEPDFSRLSQSVLQGFTCAAASAVGAERFQELAKVMRKKNVRLGQDQLSCLLKMVTLHGIPKDLDSYPKDLLLFLSPSDYAATGSCSQFFINVGKANVDVLPREAPRRQQLLLEALACLKIPGTQINEENAEILGRLVCDLGGEYIRSSGGSLLKDLSQCGSFLPDQEEAIRDVISSGNTTFGPPAAWSAFTLSELSGLIPVLGHSILQQIPKNALTTWLRNFAWDSPLSRAELGTVFGELLPRRHKRADGCPPDKEITEAVLNNDLMPAFYSPEELHACLRNVSLENHLSQLPTYPFSVPQLAVLKEYLDEMYPNGYPESLLSNLSPFLPLITPEEISTWKISSADTLAAFLKNEPSDSLASAAIKRYVGLGNALNATALNAIGKRYVCLLNATELKAIDPPSLKLASLDPSACSQETKDILYEKAKKAFSDQHHLPAYYQLILPYLGSAPAADLKALSKGNVNMNVNTFVTLRRESLMSLTPSEVQGLLGMNLPELAQWQYRTPVREWIQVQKQSELDKLHIGLTGGMQEGYINIITPKFPAVSSAPLGTVAMAFHLLHALLLSFLMVSILS; this is encoded by the exons ATGTTCAGCCAGCGG TTTTCCCACGTGCCCCTTTCCCTCGAGTGGAGCCTGATCCTCATGAATGGCCTGTGGGAAAGGATGCTGCGAGTGCCTGGCATTGAGAGCCCCCCAGTGCTGGCCCAGTGGGTCCATGAGGGACTTGAGCCATTCCTGGTGGAGCCCAAGGTCTTTGGCTGCCTCCGTGCCAAGGATGTGTCCTGTGAGGAATTCCAGCTGGT AGTCGCTGCCCTGGATGGAATCTATTCCCAGCTTCCtgtggaggagcagaggaatcTTTACACTGGGATCAAGCACTTCCTCATCCAGGATG AATCCAGCCAGAAATGCTACAGTGAGGCCATTCCTGGTCTGAATTCCACTGCCTGGTTTCGGAATTATCTTGGATCCTTTCTGGAGCACGCCACCATGGAGGACCTGCAGCTTTTTGGGGATGAGCCAACG CTTCAAAAATTTGCCAGGGATCCGGTGGATGTGGAGATGGTCAGGAACCTCACCTTGCTCCGGGACACTGCTCGGTACTACACCTTCCTCCTGACCTCTGCTCCTGGTTTTCCACTGTCAAG cctcccagacAGATTTATTTGCTCCCTGAGCCCCTCGGCAGTGAGGAacctgagcagggaggaggctTTGGGTGTGGCCCAGAGGCTCGGGAAGAGCTGCCCATGGACCAAGGGAATGCCTGGAAAGAgagctccctcctccctggcagcGCAGGAACTGCAG GTCGCATCTTTCTTGGTGAGGAACTTGGAGGATTTCTCTCCAGCAGTCCTGGGAGTCTTGGgccaggctgccctggggctCTCTGTGTCCAGCATCCAGAACAGCATCCCTGAGGAGTACCTGGAAGCAGCtcttcctgccctgggaagtgTCCGTGGCTGGAAGGCTGAGCAGTCCAGGGCTATTGTCAACAAACTGCTCGGCTCTGGCTACCAG ATCCTGGATGgacagagcctggcacagctggggagtTTGGTGGGTGGCCTCAACAGCAGCACGCTCTGGAGCTTGCCCCCAAAAGTCGTCCTGGAGGCCCTCCAGCTGCCTGGCTTTACCCAGCACATGGacctgctgccctctgctctgAAAAGGACCCTGGTGGAAAAG GTTTCCTCCAGTGTTGGCCACCCCGCTGAGCTGGTTAAACTCATTCCCAGTGCTCTGGCCAGCTATATTCCAAAATCCCTGCTTGTTTTTGGGGAAGAGAAGCCAAATGTGCAGGACCTCAACAATAAACCGTGGACCAGAGAGCAG GCTGCCATGTTTTTCAGTGATGTGGTAAAGGCAGAGCCTGACTTCAGCAG GCTTTCCCAGTCTGTCCTCCAAGGCTTCACCTgtgcagctgccagtgctgtgggagcagaAAGGTTTCAGGAGCTGGCCAAAGTCATGAGGAAGAAGAACGTCAGGCTGGGACAGGACCAG ctgagctgcttACTGAAGATGGTGACACTGCATGGGATTCCCAAGGATTTGGACAGTTACCCTAAAGACCTGTTGCTGTTTTTAAG CCCCTCGGACTATGCagccacagggagctgcagccagttCTTTATCAATGTTGGGAAGGCAAACGTGGATGTTCTGCCCAGAGAGGCGCCTcggaggcagcagctgctcctggaggcTCTGGCGTGTCTG AAAATCCCTGGCACACAAATCAATGAGGAAAATGCCGAGATTCTGGGACGGCTGGTCTGTGACCTGGGTGGGGAATACATCAGGAGTTCTGGTGGGAGTTTGCTGAAGGATTTGAGCCAGTGTGGATCTTTCCTGCCTGACCAAGAAGAGGCAATCAGGGATGTCATCAGCAGTGGCAACACCACCTTTGG GCCTCCTGCAGCGTGGTCAGCCTTCACCCTGAGTGAGCTCAGCGGGCTGATCCCTGTGCTGGGtcacagcatcctgcagcagatTCCCAAG AATGCTTTGACCACTTGGCTGAGAAACTTTGCCTGGGATTCCCCTCTgtccagggcagagctgggcaccgtttttggggagctgctgcctcgCCGGCACAAGCGAGCGGATG GTTGCCCACCTGACAAAGAGATAACAGAGGCAGTTCTGAACAATGACCTGATGCCCGCCTTCTACAGCCCCGAGGAGCTGCACGCCTGCCTCCGGAATGTCTCCCTGGAAAatcacctgtcccagctccccacCTACCCCTTCAGCGTCccacagctggctgtgctgaagGAATACCTGGATGAG ATGTATCCCAATGGTTATCCTGAAAGCCTGCTCTCCAACCTGagccctttccttcccctcatcACCCCGGAGGAAATCTCCACCTGGAAGATCAGCTCAGCTGACACATTGGCTGCCTTCCTGAAAAATGAGCCCTCGGATTCCCTG GCCTCAGCAGCAATTAAACGCTACGTGGGGCTGGGCAATGCCTTGAATGCCACGGCCCTGAACGCCATCGGCAAGAGATACGTGTGCCTGCTGAACGCCACTGAGCTGAAGGCCATCGACCCCCCCAGCCTCAA gttGGCATCTCTGGATCCTTCAGCCTGCTCACAGGAGACAAAGGACATCTTATATGAGAAAGCCAAAAAGGCTTTCTCTGACCAGCACCATTTACCTGCTTACTATCAGCTGATCTTACCTTACCTGG GGAGTGCTCCTGCTGCGGATCTCAAGGCTCTCAGCAAGGGCAACGTGAACATGAACGTGAACACATTTGTGACTTTGAGAAGAGAGTCTCTGATG AGCCTCACACCCTCGGAGGTTCAGGGCCTGCTGGGGATGAACCTCCCTGAGCTGGCCCAGTGGCAGTACAGGACTCCTGTCCGGGAATGGATCCAGGTGCAGAAGCAGTCAGAGCTGGACAAACTCCACATCGGGCTCACAGGGGGCATGCAGGAGGGCTACATCAACATCATCACCCCCAAATTCCCAG CAGTGTCCTCAGCCCCTCTGGGGACCGTGGCCATGGCATTTCACCTCCTGCATGCCCTGCTCCTCAGTTTCCTCATGGTGTCCATCTTGTCTTGA